Proteins encoded in a region of the Sceloporus undulatus isolate JIND9_A2432 ecotype Alabama chromosome 11, SceUnd_v1.1, whole genome shotgun sequence genome:
- the LOC121916971 gene encoding pinopsin-like, whose amino-acid sequence MRMLNELSNATPGPFDGPQWPYLAPRSIYTSVAVLMGLVVVSAAFVNGLVIVVSIQYKKLRSPLNYILVNLAIADLLVTSFGSTLSFANNIYGFFVLGRTACEFEGFMVSLTGIVGLWSLAILAFERYLVICKPVGGFRFQQRHAVFGCAFTWMWSLVWTLPPLLGWSSYVPEGLRTSCGPNWYTGGSGNNSYIMTLFVTCFALPLGMIIFSYANLLLMLRAVAAQQKEVETTQRAEREVTRMVIAMVMAFLVCWLPYASFAMVVATNKDLVIQPALASLPSYFSKTATVYNPIIYVFMNKQFRSCLLYTMSCSRRPRGTQETTPAMISVPRGPTSALQGSRNKVTPSASEGSGNEAMPS is encoded by the exons ATGCGAATGTTAAATGAATTGAGCAACGCAACGCCTGGCCCCTTCGATGGGCCACAGTGGCCCTACCTGGCTCCAAGGAGTATCTACACCTCCGTGGCCGTCCTCATGGGGCTGGTTGTGGTCTCCGCGGCCTTTGTAAATGGTTTAGTCATTGTGGTCTCCATCCAGTACAAGAAGCTTCGTTCACCGCTGAACTACATCCTGGTGAACCTGGCCATCGCCGATCTCCTTGTCACCTCCTTCGGCAGCACCCTCAGCTTTGCCAACAACATCTACGGCTTTTTTGTGCTCGGCCGGACGGCATGCGAGTTCGAAGGGTTCATGGTCTCTTTGacag GGATTGTAGGCCTTTGGTCTTTAGCGATCCTGGCTTTTGAGAGATACCTCGTGATCTGCAAACCCGTGGGAGGTTTCCGCTTCCAGCAAAGGCATGCGGTGTTTGGCTGCGCTTTCACATGGATGTGGTCACTGGTATGGACGCTCCCTCCACTCCTTGGCTGGAGCAGCTATGTCCCAGAAG GCTTGAGGACATCCTGCGGACCCAACTGGTACACCGGCGGCAGTGGCAACAACAGCTACATCATGACTTTGTTTGTGACCTGCTTCGCTCTGCCACTTGGGATGATCATCTTCTCCTATGCCAACTTGCTCTTGATGCTCCGAGCT GTGGCAGCTCAGCAAAAAGAAGTCGAGACAACGCAGCGGGCTGAGAGAGAAGTAACGCGGATGGTCATAGCCATGGTAATGGCCTTTTTGGTTTGCTGGTTGCCTTATGCCAGCTTTGCCATGGTGGTTGCCACTAACAAGGACCTGGTCATCCAACCGGCCTTAGCTTCTCTGCCATCGTATTTTTCCAAGACGGCCACTGTGTATAACCCCATCATTTATGTCTTCATGAACAAACAG TTCCGCAGCTGTCTCCTGTACACAATGAGTTGCAGCCGCAGACCGCGAGGCACGCAGGAAACAACACCGGCGATGATCAGCGTCCCCCGAGGTCCAACTTCAGCACTGCAGGGGAGCAGGAATAAAGTGACACCTTCAGCTTCAGAAGGGAGCGGAAATGAAGCAATGCCTTCATAA